CTCTATCGCCCGCGCGCTGGCAATGGAGCCAGAGGTGCTGCTGTTCGACGAACCCACCTCGGCGCTTGACCCTGAACTCGTTGGCGAAGTGCTGCGCATCATGCAGAAGCTGGCCGAAGAGGGTAAAACGATGGTGGTGGTGACGCATGAGATGGGCTTTGCCCGTAACGTCTCGAACCACGTCATTTTCCTGCATCAGGGGAAAATTGAGGAGCAGGGACACCCGGACGAGGTATTAGCGAACCCACAAAGCCCTCGCTTGCAGCAATTTTTGAAAGGATCGTTGAAGTAATTTTTGCCTTTCTCCCTCTCCCTGTGGGGAGAGGGCCGGGGTGAGGGCATCAGGCCGCAGCGCAGTCAGTCGCCCGGTGGCGCTTCGCTTACCGGGCCTGATAAATCGGGCCCACGATACTCAAACCGCACCGCGCTCCAGCCGATATCCCCAGTCGTCATACCGCACGCCGTCAATCTCGTATGCCTTCTCAAGCACCTGCGTGCGCACAAACCCGGCTTTCTCCAGCACCCGTACCGACCCGGTGTTATCTGCCAGCACCCAGGCGTTAATCGCCTTCACGCCCGTCTGGTTAAACGCATAATCACACACCGCGCGCAGCGCTTCGCTGGCAATGCCTTTCCCCTGTGCGGCGGGGACGACGGTATAGCCGATGTCCGCTTCTTCACGGTTTTCAGGGCTAATTTGCAGGCCAATGTCGCCGAGCGGGGTGTCGTCGTCATGCAGACGAATGACAAACACATGCCCCGCCGTCAGACGCGCGGCAAAGACGCGTCGTGTCTCTTTTTCCGGTGCGATAGCGGCCATATAGCGCATAACGGAGCGGTCTTCACGCAGGCTGCGGAAGAATGCCCAGTCATAGGGTTCGAAAGGAGTGAGTGAAAGTCGGGAGGTTGTGATGGTTGCCATTATTACGCCCGGTCAGCTGAACAGGCGTATAAATGTAACATATTCACCGCACCACATCCCCCAGTGCCTCTTCCAGGTCATGCCAGCGGAACGTAAACCCGGACGCTTCAAGCCGTTTTGGCAGCGCGCGCTGACCACCCAGCACCAGTACCGATGATTCGCCCATCAACAGCCGAATTGCGGTGGCAGGGGCGCGCAGCACCGCCGGACGATGCAGGGCATGTCCCAGCGCGTGCGCAAACTGCTCGTTACGAACCGGGTATGGCGAGACCATGTTAAACGGCCCGCGCAGGTCGTTATCCAGCAGCCAGATAATGCCGTTGACCATATCGTCGATATGGATCCAGGCGAGATACTGACGGCCGTTGCCGATGGGGCCACCGAGACCGAGCTTAAAGGGAGGGACCATTTTGCCCAGAATGCCGCCTTTCGGGGCCAGGACGACGCCAGTGCGCAGCAGACAGACGCGGGTTTTGTCGCTCTGCGCGCCGCAGGCGATCTGCTCC
This region of Enterobacter cancerogenus genomic DNA includes:
- a CDS encoding TIGR01777 family oxidoreductase — its product is MKILLTGGTGLIGRHLIPRLQALHHEITVVTRSPEKARQVLGSGIEVWKGLADKQNLDGFDAVINLAGEPIADKRWTQEQKQRLCHSRWNITEKLVELFRNSDTPPSVLISGSAAGYYGDLGEVVVTEEEPPHNEFTHKLCARWEQIACGAQSDKTRVCLLRTGVVLAPKGGILGKMVPPFKLGLGGPIGNGRQYLAWIHIDDMVNGIIWLLDNDLRGPFNMVSPYPVRNEQFAHALGHALHRPAVLRAPATAIRLLMGESSVLVLGGQRALPKRLEASGFTFRWHDLEEALGDVVR
- a CDS encoding GNAT family N-acetyltransferase, translating into MATITTSRLSLTPFEPYDWAFFRSLREDRSVMRYMAAIAPEKETRRVFAARLTAGHVFVIRLHDDDTPLGDIGLQISPENREEADIGYTVVPAAQGKGIASEALRAVCDYAFNQTGVKAINAWVLADNTGSVRVLEKAGFVRTQVLEKAYEIDGVRYDDWGYRLERGAV